A stretch of Aeromicrobium tamlense DNA encodes these proteins:
- a CDS encoding GuaB3 family IMP dehydrogenase-related protein, which produces MDIGLAKRGRQGYHFDDIAIVPSRRTRDPQEVSTHWQIDAYRFDLPIVAAPMDSVMSPETAIALGKFGGLGVLNLEGLWTRYEDPRPLLEEIARIEPAQVTPRLQQIYSEPIKAELITARLQEIRDAGVTVAGSLSPGHTKQFADAVVKAGVDLFVIRGTTVSAEHVSGNAEPLNLKEFIYELDVPVIVGGCATHQAALHLMRTGAAGVLVGFGGGATHTTRSVLGVAVPMASAVSDVAAARRDYLDESGGRYVHVIADGSIGRSGDLAKAFACGADAVMIGSPFARATDAPGSGFHWGAEAWHGDLPRGERVEIGTVGSLEQVLFGPSHVPDGTMNLVGALRRAMATTGYTDLKEFQRIEVVLG; this is translated from the coding sequence ATCGACATCGGACTGGCCAAGCGCGGCCGGCAGGGGTACCACTTCGACGACATCGCCATCGTGCCGAGTCGCCGCACGCGCGACCCGCAGGAGGTGTCGACGCACTGGCAGATCGACGCGTACCGCTTCGACCTGCCGATCGTCGCCGCTCCGATGGACTCGGTGATGAGCCCCGAGACCGCGATCGCGCTGGGCAAGTTCGGCGGCCTCGGCGTGCTGAACCTCGAGGGCCTGTGGACCCGCTACGAGGACCCGCGCCCGCTGCTGGAGGAGATCGCGCGCATCGAGCCCGCGCAGGTCACCCCGCGCTTGCAGCAGATCTACAGCGAGCCCATCAAGGCCGAGCTGATCACCGCTCGCCTCCAGGAGATCCGCGACGCCGGCGTCACCGTCGCGGGCTCGCTCTCGCCGGGCCACACGAAGCAGTTCGCCGACGCGGTCGTGAAGGCCGGCGTCGACCTGTTCGTCATCCGCGGCACCACCGTCTCGGCCGAGCACGTCTCGGGCAACGCCGAGCCGCTGAACCTCAAGGAGTTCATCTACGAGCTCGACGTGCCGGTGATCGTGGGCGGCTGCGCCACCCACCAGGCGGCCCTGCACCTCATGCGCACCGGCGCGGCCGGCGTGCTGGTCGGCTTCGGCGGCGGCGCCACCCACACCACGCGCAGCGTGCTGGGCGTCGCGGTGCCGATGGCCTCGGCCGTGTCCGACGTCGCCGCGGCGCGCCGCGACTACCTCGACGAGTCGGGTGGCCGCTACGTGCACGTCATCGCCGACGGCTCGATCGGCCGCAGCGGCGACCTCGCCAAGGCCTTCGCCTGCGGCGCCGACGCCGTGATGATCGGCTCGCCGTTCGCGCGCGCCACCGACGCCCCCGGCAGCGGCTTCCACTGGGGTGCCGAGGCCTGGCACGGCGACCTGCCGCGCGGCGAGCGCGTCGAGATCGGCACCGTCGGCTCGCTCGAGCAGGTGCTCTTCGGTCCCTCGCACGTGCCCGACGGCACGATGAACCTCGTCGGCGCCCTGCGCCGCGCGATGGCCACCACCGGCTACACGGACCTCAAGGAGTTCCAGCGCATCGAGGTCGTCCTCGGGTGA